The genomic region AGTATTGGTCATTCCCAGTGCTTAGGAAAGGGAGTTTTCTGAAAAGGGTAGTAGTTTCAGATTTTGGACTGGGCCATGTCTCTGCaaggtgatgtgtgtgtggtgacaggaGCCTGTGGGTTCCTGGGAGAGAGACTGGTACGGCTGCTGCTGGAGGAAGAAAAGCTCACAGAGATCCGTATGCTGGACATACATGTCCGACCACAACTCATACAGTGTCTGGAAGGTAAATACTATACCAGctctcctttttttctctctcactactAGGGTTAGTGTAAATATGGATATTTTACAACTTTTCTTTGGTTTGTTTTTTCTCTGATTGGTTTGTTGTCAGAGATCAGAGGGGACACGCTGGTAAGCGTATTTGAGGGGGACATTAGTGATAGTGAGCTGCTGAGGAGAGCGTGCAAGGGAGCATCGCTGGTCTTCCACACTGCGTCCCTCATTGATGTCACCGGGAAGGTGTTATACAGTGAGCTTCACAGGGTCAACGTCAAAGGTATGATCAGATTTTACTGAAACTTTGGGTTGGGATTGGCAGCAGACCTGAGTGAAATACACATGTCCAATACTTTCAAATACTTGAGCTGCTCTTGAAAACGGAATTGACCCTGCTGATGTACTCATTCATCTGATATCTTTCTCAGGAACCCAGCTCCTTCTGGAGACGTGCGTCCAGGAGAATGTGGTGTCCTTCATCTACACCAGCAGCATCGAGGTCGCCGGCCCCAACGCCAACGGAGACCCCATCATCAACGGTGATGAGAACACACCCTACACATGCTCCCTAAAGTTCCCCTACAGCAAGACCAAGAAGGAGGCCGAGCAGGTCACCCTGCAAGCCCAGGGTGAGATTCTCCAGAATGGGGGCCGGCTGGCCACCTGCGCCCTCCGACCCATGTACATCTATGGAGAGGGCTGCCGTTTCCTGCTGGGCCATGTGGGAGACGGGATTCGGAACGGGGATATGTTGTACCGGATCTCCCGCCCGGAGGCCCAGGTGAACCCTGTATACGTGGGGAATGCAGCCCTGGCCCACCTCCAGGCTGCCCGTGCCCTGCGAGACCCCCAGCGGAGAGCCGCCATCGGAGGGAACTTCTACTACATCTCAGATGACACGCCACCGGTCAGCTACTCTGACTTcaaccatgctgtgttgtcgcCGCTGGGCTTCAGCATCCAGGAGAAGCCTAACCTGCCCATCCCagtcctctacctcctctgtttCCTCATGGAGATGCTGCAGATACTGCTCTGTCCCTTCAAGCGCTTCACACCACCCATAAACCGGCAGCTCCTCACCATGCTGAACACGCCCTTCAGCTTTTCCTATCGGAGGGCTCAGAGGGACATGGGGTACGCTCCACGGTACAGCTGGGAGGCGGCACGCAAGCGGACCATGGATTGGGTGGCTTCCCAGTTacccaaggagagagagagaataaaggttaaataattgcCCCACGATCTGCTAATAACACATAACATATAGCTCAACATCCCCAGTCCAAGTGTCTAATCCTCATTACTGCACTCTGTAAAAGTTGATATTAAAGTTGTGTGAAAACCAATCTCTGAACATGTTCTTTCTTTCCCGGTCTGTTCTCACTTATGACCACTCAGCCTGACCCATTTGATTTAATCAGATTTAATTTTCTTAAATAAAAGCTGAACTACTGCAGTCTGATTAGAGTTGCAGGTCCATCTATATTGTCACATGGATGCGTATAAGGGTTTACTAGTCTGAATCCATTGCTGAAATGAACTCACCATGAGGCACAGTGAGAATGTCACCCTCAGACAGCCAGAGTTTAGTATTAAAACAACCAGGTATTGATCACCAGTGAGGTCATGGATTCAAAACCCCCCATATAGACTAAACACTGGGTCCTAAACAACACACTGACGAACGACTGGAGCAGGAGAGGTATGTGGGTACGTTTTCATAAGGCTAGTTTACTGTGCCAGCTGAGCTTTGCGAGAAAGCAGGGAAGGAAATTCTCCCAACCCCCCATCTCTGTTACTGTGTAACTAACTATTTCAATGCCAGGCATTGTGAAATAACGTTGGGTTCAACTTCATTCTCTTAAGTAGATTCCTGCCCTTTTGTGGCCACTGTTGACCAGTAGAGGGTTGAATGACATTTCTAGAACCAAAGTGAGTTATTGCATAGCTACAAGGACTGctgagagggaaaagagagttTCCAAAGCTAAGGATCTGAGGCACAGTTCACCAACACATTTCACCAACCTATCTGCCAAGTTACCATTCTTGATACTCTTCTTTCAAGACAATGGACTGGAAACTGAAAACAGTGCAAACTATTCTCAGTATTCTAGCCTTCTACATTACATTTGCAGTCGGTAAGTACAACTCATCTCTATTGCAGAAGCTTCTTCCTAATACTATTAAATTAATATACTAACCTTCCTCTAAGCATATTTATTATAGCATATGCCATGTCACTGTAGATGTAAAGAAGATTTTCTTTTGTGCAAATGGtgcatttgttgttgttgttggtattgttCTCCAGGTTCTTTATGGACATTTCTCCTCTGAACCTGCAGGGGAAGATGAGGAGCCCAGATCAGAATGTGCTGACTTCAACAACACGACCTGGCTGGAGTACCATCAGCAGGGCAGCAAGCTACAGGTGCAGTACCTGCTCTTGACACGCAAGAATACAGACTGTGCCAGCCTCTTCAGTCAGGACTTCCTCAGCAACAACACCTACTTCAACTCCTCCCAACCCACCAAGATAATTGTCCATGGATACAGGTAAGGAATAAGGGAGGGAGGTCAAAAACTTGGCAAGGTATATCTATATTCTACACATAAAACGTATAagttatctctccctccctcccaacctccacctcccctttcctccctccctcccagggcTCTGGGCAGTAAGCCATCCTGGGTGAAGCAGCTGGCCCAGGCTCTGCTGCGGGTGCAGGATGCCAACGTGGTGGTGGTGGACTGGGTCTATGGGGCCTCACTCGCCTACAACATGGTGGTGGAGAACTACAAGGAGGTGGCCATCCAGATCTCTGTCCTCATCAACCAGCTCCAGGTCAGGGCTTCCTCATTTGTTTATGTTTACACTGACAGCAAATTAAGTTAAAAGTAATGAAAATAAAGGAGGTCTGATGTCTGTCCCACAGAACCATGGATGCAAACTGGAGTCATTTCACTTCATTGGGGTTAGTCTTGGGGCACATGTGTCTGGATTCGTGGGGACCCTGTTCAAGGGCAAGATAGGAAGAATTACAGGTGAGCTCCATCTGTGTCTGACCCATTAACAGTTCCACAAGGCACCTTCTGTCTGCAGAACAGGGCTCAACAGGGCCAGACAGAGACTGGTCACCACAAAGCAGGCCAGTCACTCACAGACCCTCTCATCTCTGCCAATCTGACTGAATTAGGCtttcaaagagagagacagctctggAAAACAACAACAGCTGATATTGAAAGGCAGTGAGCTGAATTTGTGAAAGAGGGAGACATTACCCTTCTGAAGTCACACAACGACACAATAATACATATGATTGTCTGTCTGTACACTATCGCTGATGTTTTTGTCTCAGTAGAGGCCTTCAGCGCAGTGATATGAAGTAGTCTGAATGCTTTAGTGCAGTAGTTCACAGgcgctctgtgtgtgtatatttgtgtttgTCATCACTGTTGCTGATGCAGTACTCTATCTATCCCCCACTGACCTCTGTATCTCCTGCTGTAGGTCTGGACCCGGCTGGACCCATGTTTAAAAGAGCCGACACGTTTGACCGTCTTGACCCCTCAGATGCACTGTTTGTGGAGGCCATCCACACTGACTCCGACTGTGAGAGAATAGGCTACACACAAATAATCATTGTTATTGCAAAGAAATGTCTGCTACCATTCCATCTTTTCCTCTTAGGCCTGCTCTATTTCAAAAGTCTCACTGTTCACTGGAATGACAATATGACAATGTCCTGGTATCAGCCATTCGACATCAATTATCATCCTTTTCTCTCAGATTTGGGCATCTCCATCTCTGTCGGCCATGCAGACTTCTTTCTAAACGGCGGGATGGACCAAGCAGGTTGCTCGCGCTCCAGGTTTACGTCAAGTAAGTACGTGTTTTTGCCGCCAAAATGCTTCATTGGCAAAGAGGCCGAACCTAAGTGTGTATGAATTTCAAAAGAAACTTCAGACATGTCTTTCAACTTAAACTGTTGATGTTTTTTGATTATTCACTAACTAAACAGTAAGCACTATGTTTActagcctataggctatttagtggTAAGCTTCTAGCTACCTGAGAATCTTCGTTTGTGATCAGTTCTTGTCTACTTTCCAGTGTATAGCTATGTGATATGTGACCACATGAGGGCGCTCCACGTCTACATAAGCGCACTGAATGGGACCTGCCCACTGACTGGCATCCCTTGTTCCAGCTATGAGGACTTCCTCAAGGGGCGCTGTTTAGGCTGCCCAGGCAGATGTCCACGAATAGGTAAGGGCATCATCAACATTAAACTATTTCCCCAGATATTATACCAACCTGCTGTCTGTGAGTACGTTGGTCATACAAATGTAAATATTATAAATAGCCACCTTTTACATGTAGCCTCGAGTAGACTATGCACAAACTATTTTGATCACGTGAAACGTGTTTACATGGGATATTTTGGTAATATTCAAACTTCCCAGCACACTTTCCATGTTTCCTTTAGTCAGGTTTCACTCAGTGAGAGATAGGGCAACTGTCTGACCTAGCTAGTGTCATGTCTGGTCTGGGCACACTGGTCTGGGCACACTGGTCTGGGCACACTGGTCTGGGCACACTGGCGCTGCTGATGCAGTGACAGACTGATACAGATAAAGCAGTAAATGTACTCTGGAGGCCTTTCATCTGTCATAACTGTGATAGGAATGGCTATTTTAcatcttactctctctgtcttttgtaTGTGCATGTGTCCTTGTGTGTTTCAGGGTTATTGGAGAACAGTGGTTTAACAGTCTTTCCTCTTCCTCAACCAAAGAAGCTTTTTCTCCTGACAACCTCTGCACCTCCCTTCTGTGGTGAGTAGCCAACATTTACCTCTATGTAAAAACACAGACTGGCTGTCCATCAGACAATTGTTGGATGTTCATTATGCCCACTACTTTGACCCCACAGTTGAATGGTTAAATACAGCAATATCTCATGTGATGATGATCAAGTTACATcccgtcccctcctcctcttccctagCTCATCACATCCTGGTGCAGCTGGAGGTGTTCCTCCTGGACAAGAGTGCTGAGGTGCAGGTGATCCTGAGGACTGGGGGACATCCTGAAACAGAGCAGAGACTCAGGCTGTAGGTACAACCACTAACCCTCACTGTTAGAGACAAAAGAAATGTATACACAGCATGATTCACAGCTGTTCACAGTATGATACGTAAACATGGATTATATTCTCAGTAATAGgcatgctctgtgtgtgtgtatgtgtatgtgtgtgtatgtgtgtgtgtgtgtgtgtgtgtgtgtgtgtgtgtgtgtgtgtgtgtgtgtgtgtgtttcagacagacagacggcaCCATGTACAGGAGGGTGATAGCCCACCCAGTGCCACTGTGTGAGATAGACTCCATCCAGCTGAAGAACACTGGAGCCCACTtctacaggcagagagacatccACGTTGTGTCTGTCTGCATATCAGAATTCCCCTCTGTCGGGTATAAGTCCTTTCATCTATTTAACACACATACTTTCACACACTTacctacaccacacacaacaTTCCTGTGCATGCATATGACACTGTAACTCATGTGTTTCTCTTTCAGAGAAGTGGAGCCATTGTGCGTGAAGAAGATAAACGTAAGGCGAGGATCTCCATGGAACCATGATTTCGTACAGCTGTGTGAGAATTACTGAtgtagtaaacacacacagatcCTATGAACCAGCATGTTTCTTTCTCTCTAGCAACCTCCCAATAGTCTGAAACTGTGtcctttcctcatctcctttcctttATCATCAATGATGTGGAATGCTTTGATAGGTCTAAGCAGTAAGGAGGAAGCCTATCCTTATAGTTATCATTGGGAATGAAGGAAAGGAAATTAGAAGAGTTTTACTGGGACGAGCtcacgcagaaacacacacatgcagctaaTAGCTCCCATTGCAAACAGCTACACACAAACTTTGCCATCCTATAACCCTAGTCATATGTTACTGATGAACCACCTACAGCCAAACAGATTCCAGAACAGTTCCAAACTACTTCTTTACATTTCTTTAGTATATTCCAACAGCATTAGTATTGATGTACATAATCATTCCGACGCAGCTGAATGTTACTTTATTCAGAGCTTCTGTTGAAGCAAAACAATAAAAGGGTAACTCTGGAATGTGTGAATTTTGTCTGAACTCAAGGGCTTAACTCTCTGAGTTCTGATAAGCAGGGGTGAGCAACATATTCAGCAACAAATGTGCAACTGTGATAACTGATTTTGAGTGCCTTGTGATGATAAACTTGGAGACAATATTATTTCTGACagaggatgaaggagagaggagacagaaaaaAAATGACAGGAATGCATTTTCACCAAGAGCTTTATCAAGAAACATTGGCCCCATgaaaatatatgtatatgtagTCCCATTTTTATTTACAAAAACACAACACTCTTGTTCTATGTTAATGACTTAATAAATGTACAATGTGTGAGACATCTCACATTCACATAAACAAATGCCTGTTAAATTTGGAATCGTGTTTTGGAAAATCTGAGTACGAAGATAAATCCCTTTCTAGCATGCTGTCTGTCAAACTTTATTCTCTCAGATTATGTCTGCACAAACAAACACGATTAATGTGCCCCTAGCTAGCCAACCCAACCTCGgttgttaaaaaataaaatacacatgATTGCTTTAATGTTGAATCATAATCCTATCTAACACAATATCCACATCAAAAGGCTTTCCATCCAGATGAATGGGACACATGTGAGTGAAATAATAAAAAGAGGTATGTGACCTTAACTAATAAATTCAGATTTATAACATAATTCTGTCCAGTGTCCAGGGTTTCACTCTTTCCTATATTGTCACGCACAGATGACACCAGAGGAAGTGAGGTAAGGTAAGAGAGTGGGATTTGGTGTTGGGCAGGTCTGATTCCACCCAGGGCAGTGATGGTTGTGTTCCAGGTCATCTTTTTTGCAGTCGCACTGCTCATCTCAGAAGAATGCTAAATGATATTAGTGTGGTTCCTGAGATGTTAAACACTATGCCAGGTGTTGTGACATCTGATAATCTGCATAGCCTGACTGTAAAAATATTTCCTGGAACGTGTCCACTGTTTCCAATCCAGTTGAAACCATCACAGCATAGAGGTATCCGGTAGGGGCCAAGggagctctccctctctggtaTCGCAATGGTAGACTCCCAGTGGTTTCCTCTCCTGTGGAATCAACTGAGAACACCGGTCATTGACAACTGGTCAGTTTATCATGAACTGTCAAGAAACACAAGCTGAACTGTTACTACGGCAACATGGCAGGCAGTTCATATTCACCTTGTCCAAGTATAGAGAGTGTTTCATCTTCCCCTAAATGTTATGTACACTCCTTACAGCTCAAATACAGTATAGTGTCGGGTTGCAAGATGATCTCACAACAAAAGCTCCCATTGGTCGAATTACATTGGCATAGTCTTCACATTCCTGACACCCAACCTGGTTaacagtgagagaggagggatataTTGACCTGTGATGTGACACTTATCtggtttccatccaaccatttaATGCGAAAGAATTACTTGACGCATGAAAAAAGTCACAACCGGGCTGATGGAAATAGGAAATGCcgatacaattttataaatgtcgACAGAATTTGTTCGTTTGACATGGTGAGATCTTTTTGTGTaagtaaaattaattatgcgagaaatggctaCAGATTAAATCAGTTATGTATTTCACAGCCAACTGGGCACAgacaactaatgtgaattcaacatgaaatcaacaaaaaatatCACCATGTCATTGAATTAAGGTTAAAAATTGGGTGAAAAAAATTATTGATGACTTTTTGCCAATCAgatcagttttccatgttgatgTAATCTTTTTTTttatgacgtggaaacaatgttgattcaaccatgTTTTGCCCAGTGGGAGGGTGGTTaaagtgcacggtgatgagcttgctgctcctttccaataaatatcgagggtcttattctggtgacataatGATCATGCTGAGCTGTCATTTGACAAAAAAAAGATCTCGctattatccataataatctcatcatgtaagTAGCCTGCCCGCACTTCATCTGCGAGCTGCTGGATAGAGCACGTGTCAAGATCAGAGTGGGCATATTTGCTATATAAcacaacagtttttgtgacaaaaccatcagcaGAGATAAAAATACAATAGAAACCCATTTCACttgcatttttttttatttaatatgCACAGCCTTTTATCCACAATAAGTTTGTTTGATGGAAATATCTCTGGTGGGAGAATTTAGGATATtggcatgaaaatctgtcaccaattagatggaaacctagctaatgaTAGTGGAGTGATGGGCTGTTCTCTAAGCGAGTCTGGTCTCTGCTTTCAAAAGATCCaaatccctctcccctctttcataCCTCACCCCTCTCGAAACCTCACCCCTCTGCTTGCCGTAGCCACTGGCTAACTGACCATAGACTGTACATGAAGGTCAGCAGCTATTACAATGACAGCAGAGCCAGAGCCCTCTACCCAGCAACTATCCTGGAATCCAACCCCCCTCTCCGCCCGAAACACGATCTGACCCGCGATTGGGTCAGGGAGGATTTTGGGATAGCTAGGGAGGGGGCAGTGGGTAGGCACGTGGATTAAGTGCATGGTACTGGATCTCTGGCTGCCAGGATATCCCAAAAGTTTCCAGCGGGCTCTAATCCTTGtcagacaaaaacacacagcTGACTGCCAGCATCACACCCCCACCCTGCTGTCTCCCCTTCCTGTTCCAAACTACAAACCTCCAACATACATACAGATGGTACCCCATCTGTCTGAACCAACATAAGCTATCAGGGTCACTGTGAGGTAAACGGCTTTGTAAACGGTTTCATAAATTGTAGCACAAAAGTATCTTTCCTTTGGCCTGAATCCAGGCAGAAAAGGGCAGTCTAACCTAGGTAAACGAACActatccaaacacacacactctccacccATCCTCAGCAGGACGTTAGCTACTAAGAGGGCAGGCCACACActgggagaggagtgagggagaagcTGCAATATACACTCCCCTACATATTTATTTGCACAGTGAAGCTCAAACTTTAAATTTGGCTCTATATTctagcattttggatttgagatcaaatgttttctacagtgcattcgaaaagtattcagatcccttgatgtcttccacattttgtaacgttacagccttattctaaaattaattacattgtttttcgcccctcatcaatctacacacaataccccattatgacgaCAAAAAAAAGATtgaattttttttgcaaatgtattaataataaaaactgaaataatacatttacataagtattcagaccctttactcagtactttgtttaaacacctttggcagcaactaCCACCTCGAGTCTtcatgggtatgatgctacaagctttgcacacctgtatttggagagtttctcaaattcttctctgcagatcctctcaagctctgtcaggttggatggggagcgtcggtgcacagctattttcaggtctctccagagatgttcgatcgggtttaactcggggctctggcagggccactcaaggacattcagagactcgccacagtctgaggtcctgagagctctggagaaggtttttaATTAAGGagctctctctactttgctcagttcatctttccctcaaacctgaatattctcccagtccttgccggtgaaaaacatccccagagcatgatgctgccaccactatgcttcactgtagggacggtgccaggtttcctccagacgtaacgcttagcattcaggccaaaaatagttaaatcttggtttcatcagaccagagaatcatatttctcatggtctgagagtcctttaggtgccttttgacaaactccaagtgggctgttatgtgccttttactgagaagtggcttccgcctggccactctaccataaaggcccgattgatggagtgctgcagagatggttgtccttctggaagtttctcccatctccacagaggagctctgtcagagttaccatcaggttcttgatcacctccctgaccaagatccttctcccccgattgctcagtttggccgggcggccagctctaggaagattctttgtggttgcaaacttcttccatttaaaaatgatggaggccactgtgttcttggggaccttcaatgctgtagaaatgtttttgtgcccttccccaaatctgttccacgacacaatcctgtctcagggctccatggacaattccttcgacctaatGGGTTGAGTTTTgctctgacaactgtgggaattatatagacaggtgtgtggctttccaaatcatgtccaatcaatttaacttacctcaggtggactccaagttgtagaaacataaaggatgatcaatggtgGCCTGCCAAGtggcgcaacggtctaaggcgttactacagacccgggttcgatacCGACCTGTGACGCAACCGGGAGAATggaaactggctctaaccagaatggaaagaggagtgggaggccccggtgcacaactgagcaagaggacaagtacattagagtgtctagtttgctgcctagaaggccagcatcccggagtcgcctcttcactgttgacattgagactggtgttttgcgggtactatttaatgaagctaccagttgaggacttgtgaggtgtctgtttctcaaactagacactctaatgtacttgtccacttgctcagttgtgcacctgggcctcccactcctctttctattctggttagggccagtttgcgctgttctgtgaagggaggagTACATAGCATGGTACGAGATATTCAGTTTCTTAGCAACTTCTCGCATAGAATAGCTttaattttgagcctgtaatcaaatccacaaatgctgacatgctgaccagaccggacacgtcgcgtgAGCGAGCaccgcaaaataaatgtagaaatccatattattcaattattgcacccacactgcttgcgGACGAACATATACGTTGCCAAGGGATAAAATAGAgctcattcctatttctgacgctgatcgcgctgcaagtcctacctctcccatctcctcattggtttatagaagcaggtacctgtgtgccatctcctcattggttatacccacgtgagtgattgaaagactaactgttttgccggtagtcgtggtaatacaatgaaagtttagatgcgatCACCATATAAATTAAACAATGAAAAGGCCTGGAAGTacgagagatgactagaaatgattcggttggccgttttattTGTAGATTAATGGtcggagtagaggtccttgtgcatttcaggtaaaataacaactcaatgtttatatcccggGACAAATTAGCTACCAACAGCAAgttagctaaataggacaaattaacgTTAACTAGCAAGTGCAAGcgaactagctaaattgccatagaTGTTTAAtacttttcgacctgtccccaaattaatgtcattggttcagagtttgttttgatattttaacctgcgtttCATGATGGcgtttggtgggggggggggacaaaataaatgtatgcacgatggcgcacgcacgcagctggtttgggttctgtgtgatgctccagatactcaactagtctatagaaggccagttttattgcttctttaatcagatcaacagttttcagctgtgctaacatatttgcaaaagggctttctaatgatcaattagccatttaaaatgataaacttggattagctaacacaacgtgccattggaacacaggagtgatggttgctgataatggacctctgtacacctatgtagatattccattcaaaatcacccattttcagctacaatagtcatttataacattaccaatgcctacactgtatttctgatcaatttgatgttattttaaatggacaaaaaaattgcttttctttcaaaaacaagggcatttctaagtgaacggtagtgtatgtaaataaggtatttctgttttgttttttatatatatacatttgcagacatttctaaaaacctgttttcactttgtcattcattatggggtattgtgtgtagattgatgaggaaaaacaattattttatcaattttataataagcctgtaatgtaataaaatgtggaaaaagtcaattgGTATGAATAGTTTCATAATGCACTGTATGAggagacagtacagaatgtcaccatTTATTGGAGGGTATTTTCATATGTATCTGttttaccgtttagaaattacagcactttatGAATCTGTCCCCCCCTGCACACCCCTTTGCTATAAcgctccaaattgagctcaggtgcatgaaatttcctttgatcatccttcagatatCGCTATGACTTGAGTGGAGGCCAcatgtggccaattcaattgtttggatttagaaagaaacacacctgtctatataaggtcccacagttgatagtgcatgtcagaacagaaactataccatgaagtaCAATGTCTGTACCTCTCCgagatagaa from Oncorhynchus masou masou isolate Uvic2021 chromosome 29, UVic_Omas_1.1, whole genome shotgun sequence harbors:
- the hsd3b1 gene encoding hydroxy-delta-5-steroid dehydrogenase, 3 beta- and steroid delta-isomerase 1 gives rise to the protein MSLQGDVCVVTGACGFLGERLVRLLLEEEKLTEIRMLDIHVRPQLIQCLEEIRGDTLVSVFEGDISDSELLRRACKGASLVFHTASLIDVTGKVLYSELHRVNVKGTQLLLETCVQENVVSFIYTSSIEVAGPNANGDPIINGDENTPYTCSLKFPYSKTKKEAEQVTLQAQGEILQNGGRLATCALRPMYIYGEGCRFLLGHVGDGIRNGDMLYRISRPEAQVNPVYVGNAALAHLQAARALRDPQRRAAIGGNFYYISDDTPPVSYSDFNHAVLSPLGFSIQEKPNLPIPVLYLLCFLMEMLQILLCPFKRFTPPINRQLLTMLNTPFSFSYRRAQRDMGYAPRYSWEAARKRTMDWVASQLPKERERIKVK
- the pla1a gene encoding phospholipase A1 member A, which codes for MDWKLKTVQTILSILAFYITFAVGEDEEPRSECADFNNTTWLEYHQQGSKLQVQYLLLTRKNTDCASLFSQDFLSNNTYFNSSQPTKIIVHGYRALGSKPSWVKQLAQALLRVQDANVVVVDWVYGASLAYNMVVENYKEVAIQISVLINQLQNHGCKLESFHFIGVSLGAHVSGFVGTLFKGKIGRITGLDPAGPMFKRADTFDRLDPSDALFVEAIHTDSDYLGISISVGHADFFLNGGMDQAGCSRSRFTSMYSYVICDHMRALHVYISALNGTCPLTGIPCSSYEDFLKGRCLGCPGRCPRIGLLENSGLTVFPLPQPKKLFLLTTSAPPFCAHHILVQLEVFLLDKSAEVQVILRTGGHPETEQRLRLQTDGTMYRRVIAHPVPLCEIDSIQLKNTGAHFYRQRDIHVVSVCISEFPSVGEVEPLCVKKINVRRGSPWNHDFVQLCENY